One window from the genome of Apus apus isolate bApuApu2 chromosome 12, bApuApu2.pri.cur, whole genome shotgun sequence encodes:
- the VGLL1 gene encoding transcription cofactor vestigial-like protein 1 isoform X1, with product MEETRKLSPKPCKSKEPVKTEWGSQSVVFTYFQGDINSVVDEHFSRALSNAKNPQNLRTKHKDEAVVLKNVDSTSPQQWNFSSHCSKLYPSSSTASMSHPALNFSAAGVAGQYQPSALRGHPTQPPDLWPFPSIGTPSLTSSVYPHALPDLHVANEPTSDRKYGSLLDLLQQERCLTSTQDCTMKQHSSSACMTGPVRLQNTSQSSPPGGERKANSYQGSENPSVSHATAGIQIHDRRQDLYF from the exons ATGGAAGAAACAAGGAAGCTCTCTCCAAAGCCATGTAAAAGCAAGGAACCTGTGAAAACAGAATGGGGGTCTCAGAGTGTTGTATTTACCTATTTCCAAGGGGATATTAACAGCGTGGTAGATGAACATTTTTCTAGAGCTCTGAGCAATGCCAAGAACCCACAGAACCTGAGAACAAAGCACAAGGATGAGGCTGTTGTCCTGAAGAATG taGACAGCACGTCTCCCCAGCAGTGGAATTTCTCTTCACATTGCTCCAAACTGTACCCGTCGTCTTCTACAGCAAGCATGTCACATCCTGCTCtgaatttttctgctgctggggtggcaggCCAGTACCAGCCATCAGCTCTGCGGGGTCATCCAACCCAGCCTCCAGATTTATGGCCCTTCCCTTCCATTGGGACTCCCAGTCTCACCAGTTCAGTGTATCCTCATGCCTTGCCTGACCTGCACGTGGCCAATGAGCCCACCTCTGACAGGAAATACGGTTCCCTGCTTGATCTTCTGCAACAGGAAAGGTGCCTGACATCCACGCAGGATTGTACCATGAAGCAACACTCCAGTTCTGCTTGTATGACTGGACCTGTTAGGTTACAAAATACAAGTCAAAGTTCACCTCCTGGGGGAG agaggaAAGCAAACTCTTACCAAGGCTCAGAAAACCCCAGTGTAAGCCATGCCACTGCAG GTATTCAGATTCATGACAGAAGACAAGATTTGTACTTCTAG
- the VGLL1 gene encoding transcription cofactor vestigial-like protein 1 isoform X2, which produces MEETRKLSPKPCKSKEPVKTEWGSQSVVFTYFQGDINSVVDEHFSRALSNAKNPQNLRTKHKDEAVVLKNDSTSPQQWNFSSHCSKLYPSSSTASMSHPALNFSAAGVAGQYQPSALRGHPTQPPDLWPFPSIGTPSLTSSVYPHALPDLHVANEPTSDRKYGSLLDLLQQERCLTSTQDCTMKQHSSSACMTGPVRLQNTSQSSPPGGERKANSYQGSENPSVSHATAGIQIHDRRQDLYF; this is translated from the exons ATGGAAGAAACAAGGAAGCTCTCTCCAAAGCCATGTAAAAGCAAGGAACCTGTGAAAACAGAATGGGGGTCTCAGAGTGTTGTATTTACCTATTTCCAAGGGGATATTAACAGCGTGGTAGATGAACATTTTTCTAGAGCTCTGAGCAATGCCAAGAACCCACAGAACCTGAGAACAAAGCACAAGGATGAGGCTGTTGTCCTGAAGAATG ACAGCACGTCTCCCCAGCAGTGGAATTTCTCTTCACATTGCTCCAAACTGTACCCGTCGTCTTCTACAGCAAGCATGTCACATCCTGCTCtgaatttttctgctgctggggtggcaggCCAGTACCAGCCATCAGCTCTGCGGGGTCATCCAACCCAGCCTCCAGATTTATGGCCCTTCCCTTCCATTGGGACTCCCAGTCTCACCAGTTCAGTGTATCCTCATGCCTTGCCTGACCTGCACGTGGCCAATGAGCCCACCTCTGACAGGAAATACGGTTCCCTGCTTGATCTTCTGCAACAGGAAAGGTGCCTGACATCCACGCAGGATTGTACCATGAAGCAACACTCCAGTTCTGCTTGTATGACTGGACCTGTTAGGTTACAAAATACAAGTCAAAGTTCACCTCCTGGGGGAG agaggaAAGCAAACTCTTACCAAGGCTCAGAAAACCCCAGTGTAAGCCATGCCACTGCAG GTATTCAGATTCATGACAGAAGACAAGATTTGTACTTCTAG